A part of Candidatus Alcyoniella australis genomic DNA contains:
- a CDS encoding radical SAM protein: MQRKSEVIFGPVPSRRLGMSLGVDVVPWKVCSYDCVYCEVGRTTEHTRQRAEYAPLATIEAELRKYFSDPAAGKGLDYVTFSGSGEPTLNSGIGRLIRLVKQLCDVPVAVLTNGSLLDEQSVRDELFAADLVVPSLDAVSQEVFQRVNRPAPGIDAQRVVQGIELFTHSFAGEVWLEILFVKGINDSSDEVERLAQAAAAIAPFKIQLTTVVRPPGFGSAAAVDSDWLRSISARFAGNVEVVADFSRAAHPAYSEDRAEQIIKMLRIRPVTIDDLCASLGLHPNEVRKYLDELQRTHGVESNEFEGRLYYTIDKRKHDEHG, from the coding sequence ATGCAACGCAAATCGGAAGTGATCTTCGGTCCGGTCCCCTCGCGCAGGTTGGGAATGAGCCTAGGCGTTGATGTGGTGCCGTGGAAGGTCTGTTCCTACGATTGCGTGTACTGCGAGGTCGGCCGCACCACCGAGCACACGCGACAGCGGGCCGAGTATGCGCCGTTGGCAACGATCGAGGCCGAGCTGCGTAAATATTTCAGCGATCCGGCGGCGGGCAAGGGACTGGATTATGTGACCTTCTCCGGCTCGGGCGAGCCCACGTTGAACTCGGGGATCGGTCGGCTGATTCGGCTGGTCAAGCAGCTGTGCGATGTTCCGGTGGCCGTGCTGACCAACGGATCGCTGCTCGACGAACAGTCTGTGCGCGACGAGCTGTTTGCCGCCGACCTGGTGGTGCCCAGCCTGGACGCGGTCTCCCAAGAGGTGTTCCAGCGCGTCAATCGTCCGGCCCCCGGGATCGACGCGCAGCGCGTGGTTCAGGGCATTGAGCTGTTCACCCACAGCTTCGCGGGCGAGGTCTGGCTCGAGATTCTATTCGTCAAGGGCATCAACGACAGCAGTGACGAGGTCGAACGCCTGGCGCAGGCTGCCGCGGCCATCGCGCCGTTCAAGATTCAGCTGACCACTGTGGTGCGTCCGCCGGGATTCGGCAGCGCCGCTGCGGTTGACAGCGATTGGTTGCGTTCGATCAGCGCGCGCTTTGCGGGCAACGTCGAGGTGGTGGCTGATTTCAGCCGCGCCGCGCATCCGGCCTATAGCGAGGATCGCGCCGAGCAAATCATCAAAATGCTGCGCATTCGGCCGGTGACAATCGACGATCTGTGCGCATCCCTGGGCCTGCATCCAAACGAGGTGCGCAAGTATCTCGACGAGCTCCAACGCACTCACGGCGTGGAGAGCAACGAGTTCGAGGGGCGGCTGTACTACACCATTGATAAACGCAAACACGACGAGCACGGCTGA
- a CDS encoding membrane dipeptidase — MIFGGRERIEVSDRAAQIHARALVADLHVDSGVVHNLVGYDITKRHSPFPYSPLVWQADIPRMIEGGVNCVGFGIVTNPLQSAAKRNRSALNQVDYFHRIQERTDKLMIARTAADVEQARAQGRIAAVLGLEGAHGLHHGVEDLERLHGLGLRYLTLAHFSKNAAATPAYGKGADKDSGLSDYGCELVKACGRIGVMIDLAHINKAGFMQAAQLAQGPIFASHTGVCGVMPHWRNLDDDQLGAIAQSHGCVGVIFGCHFLSPNIRCDLDRVADHICYIAEHFGAQTPAIGSDIDGFLWTLPRGMHDISQMPALTELLCRRGFSDEELLGILGGNFLRTMAQLDG; from the coding sequence ATGATATTCGGCGGACGCGAGCGGATCGAGGTCTCGGATCGGGCGGCGCAGATTCATGCGCGGGCGCTGGTGGCGGACCTGCACGTGGACAGCGGCGTGGTGCACAACCTGGTGGGCTACGACATCACCAAGCGCCATAGTCCGTTTCCGTACTCGCCTCTGGTCTGGCAGGCCGACATCCCGCGGATGATCGAGGGCGGAGTCAATTGCGTGGGGTTCGGCATTGTGACCAATCCGCTGCAATCGGCTGCAAAGCGAAACCGCTCGGCGCTGAATCAGGTCGATTATTTTCACCGAATCCAGGAGCGGACCGACAAGCTGATGATCGCGCGCACGGCCGCCGACGTGGAGCAGGCCCGCGCCCAGGGCCGAATCGCCGCGGTGCTCGGCCTGGAGGGGGCCCACGGGTTGCATCACGGAGTGGAGGACCTCGAGCGGCTTCACGGTCTGGGACTGCGCTACCTGACCCTGGCGCACTTCTCGAAAAACGCCGCGGCCACACCGGCCTACGGCAAGGGGGCGGACAAGGACTCGGGCCTGAGCGATTACGGCTGCGAGTTGGTCAAAGCCTGCGGCCGCATCGGTGTGATGATCGACCTGGCGCACATCAACAAAGCGGGGTTTATGCAGGCCGCACAGTTGGCCCAGGGGCCGATTTTCGCCAGCCACACCGGGGTCTGCGGCGTGATGCCGCACTGGCGCAACCTTGACGACGATCAGCTCGGAGCCATCGCCCAAAGCCACGGCTGCGTGGGCGTGATCTTCGGCTGCCACTTCCTTTCGCCCAATATCCGCTGCGACCTGGATCGCGTGGCCGACCACATCTGTTACATCGCCGAGCACTTCGGCGCGCAGACGCCGGCCATCGGCTCGGACATCGACGGCTTTCTCTGGACATTGCCGCGCGGCATGCACGACATCTCGCAGATGCCCGCGCTCACCGAACTGCTTTGCCGCCGTGGGTTCAGCGACGAGGAACTGTTGGGGATTCTGGGCGGCAATTTCCTGCGCACCATGGCGCAGCTCGACGGCTGA
- a CDS encoding glycosyltransferase family 39 protein, protein MLASEPWLVVLSAVWAALALILPTDARTLVDDSWNFALPVQQLLFHGRLYFDPFNSAAAVIHTLWGALFCLVFGFEPWVLRLSNVAATYLAAVGLYSMVRWSGRRGDEAFIAALVLSASPVLLVTGFTFQSDMVYLAMLCWSCALLVRAGTSGSRKALVWGAVIAALSIWNKLHGLLIAPLALPWFLANRRRLALPWPHLAMLVVLPLTSYAVFRLGYEWFHPVHTTLDAKWLQVQQRLAQRAPIIRDLAPRSALLLMHTGIVLLPLIVGLALGPRLERKTPWLWRSVIVGLAAFTAWWLLRIELDVIESGRYVLEKIETVWPYLPSMLTELPPLEWPWGFAHATQLALIGGALLAAMLASRLAKAIVDYKSPVGMLLLVLVGQLAVLYPLAQFFDRYFIGPTALLIAIVLIGSRRRLSIFSPGWLLLIPLLVIGGIRSTQYLRMHEALWDQAAVLERRGVDPMQIDAGYGYCGLHNYLPSLEHPDLKRAREEDAWYVKGLFLAMDVQYVVSWGPANQRYFEIESVSDEPAYDGLGVLDPKHVVVSRRTAYGPPAEPLNPRLPPE, encoded by the coding sequence TTGCTGGCCTCGGAGCCCTGGCTGGTCGTGCTCAGCGCGGTCTGGGCTGCGCTAGCGCTGATCCTGCCCACCGACGCGCGCACGCTGGTCGACGATTCGTGGAACTTCGCCCTGCCCGTGCAGCAACTGCTGTTCCACGGCAGACTCTACTTCGATCCGTTCAACTCGGCCGCCGCTGTGATCCACACGCTGTGGGGCGCCCTGTTCTGCCTGGTGTTCGGCTTCGAGCCCTGGGTGCTGCGGCTGTCCAACGTGGCCGCGACCTATTTGGCGGCTGTGGGACTTTACTCGATGGTGCGCTGGTCGGGCCGTCGCGGGGATGAGGCGTTCATCGCGGCGCTGGTGCTCAGTGCCAGCCCGGTGCTGCTGGTGACCGGATTCACATTTCAGTCGGACATGGTCTACCTGGCGATGCTGTGCTGGAGCTGCGCGCTGTTGGTGCGAGCCGGGACCAGCGGTTCGCGCAAGGCGTTGGTGTGGGGTGCGGTGATCGCCGCGCTGTCGATTTGGAACAAGCTGCACGGGCTGCTGATCGCGCCGCTGGCCCTGCCCTGGTTCCTGGCCAACCGCCGGAGGCTGGCCCTGCCCTGGCCGCACCTGGCGATGTTGGTCGTGCTGCCGCTGACCAGCTACGCCGTGTTCCGTCTGGGCTACGAGTGGTTCCACCCGGTGCACACCACCCTCGACGCCAAGTGGCTGCAGGTGCAACAGCGCCTGGCCCAACGCGCGCCGATCATCCGCGACCTAGCCCCGCGCAGCGCGCTGCTGCTGATGCACACCGGGATCGTGCTGCTGCCGCTGATCGTCGGCCTGGCCCTGGGCCCGCGGCTCGAACGGAAGACTCCGTGGCTGTGGCGTAGCGTGATCGTGGGCCTGGCCGCGTTTACCGCCTGGTGGCTGCTGCGTATCGAGCTGGACGTGATTGAGAGTGGCCGCTACGTACTGGAAAAAATCGAAACCGTCTGGCCCTATCTGCCCTCGATGCTTACCGAGCTGCCGCCGCTGGAGTGGCCCTGGGGCTTTGCCCACGCCACGCAGCTCGCGCTGATCGGCGGTGCGCTGCTCGCCGCGATGCTGGCGTCCCGGCTGGCCAAGGCGATCGTCGATTACAAGTCGCCGGTGGGCATGCTGCTGTTGGTGCTCGTCGGACAGCTGGCCGTGCTCTACCCACTGGCCCAGTTCTTCGACCGCTACTTCATCGGACCCACGGCGCTGTTGATTGCAATCGTACTGATCGGCTCGCGACGTCGGCTGTCGATATTCTCCCCGGGCTGGCTGTTGCTGATCCCGCTGCTGGTGATCGGCGGAATTCGCTCGACTCAGTATCTGCGAATGCACGAGGCGCTGTGGGATCAAGCCGCTGTGCTCGAGCGCCGCGGCGTGGACCCGATGCAGATCGACGCGGGCTACGGCTATTGCGGGCTTCACAACTACCTGCCGAGCCTCGAGCATCCCGATCTCAAACGCGCCCGCGAGGAGGACGCCTGGTACGTCAAGGGCCTGTTCCTGGCGATGGACGTGCAGTACGTGGTCTCTTGGGGACCGGCCAACCAGCGCTACTTCGAGATCGAGTCGGTCAGCGACGAGCCAGCCTACGACGGGCTGGGAGTGCTCGATCCCAAGCACGTGGTGGTCAGCCGCCGGACTGCCTACGGCCCCCCGGCCGAGCCGCTCAACCCGCGCCTGCCCCCGGAATAA
- a CDS encoding glycosyltransferase family 39 protein — protein sequence MPKRLGTATQARTLLMLMALCLAAHQALDLLRRPYGFEPESFRLSALLVLGSMVLAAVLALRGIERERTSLFQKLLERPTRNAKILVAICFALGALAAALAPQWNDERFNLEAAQVLIDHGLGQYLANYGSLSDWLSPHHPPLLATIYGLLFKLSGSSLFAGRLLGLAFFCAAQWMTFALGHELYDERSGLIAAACLPCFPLVIFEAPTALFDMPFLFFFLAALLYFKRTLDRGGYGNAITAALAIGLGGLTRYNMLFIYPILLAMLVRYGKPGAWRDRRVWLAALGPVLVAAPWIAYLALTEVGRMQVQRLASYLLVAFVPEGGPQYVREALLPVLPVHLGMFMVPPLVYGCWISVRQARSNTERRRATSLIFWWIAILLVLTGLTIPHVRYLLPAFPALALAMARGLLNLGPHAGSVYLLALFCSLSSALVYDLLSAFGLVYVFY from the coding sequence ATGCCCAAACGCCTCGGCACCGCAACCCAGGCCAGAACCCTGCTGATGCTCATGGCGCTGTGCCTGGCCGCGCACCAGGCGTTGGACCTGCTACGCCGACCCTACGGATTCGAGCCCGAGTCGTTTCGGCTCTCGGCCCTGCTGGTGCTGGGCAGCATGGTGCTGGCTGCTGTTCTGGCCCTGCGCGGAATCGAGCGCGAGCGCACCAGCCTATTTCAAAAGCTCTTGGAACGTCCCACGCGCAACGCCAAAATCCTGGTGGCGATCTGCTTCGCCCTGGGCGCGCTGGCCGCGGCCCTGGCCCCGCAGTGGAACGACGAACGCTTCAACCTCGAGGCGGCCCAGGTCCTAATCGACCACGGCCTGGGTCAATATCTGGCGAACTACGGGTCGCTCTCCGACTGGCTCTCGCCGCACCATCCGCCGCTGCTGGCCACGATCTACGGGCTGCTGTTCAAGCTCAGCGGCTCCTCGCTGTTCGCCGGCCGGCTGCTGGGCCTGGCGTTCTTCTGCGCCGCCCAGTGGATGACCTTCGCCCTGGGCCACGAGCTGTACGACGAACGCAGCGGCCTGATCGCCGCGGCCTGTCTGCCGTGCTTTCCGCTGGTGATCTTCGAGGCGCCCACCGCGCTGTTCGACATGCCGTTCCTGTTCTTCTTCCTGGCCGCGCTGCTGTACTTCAAGCGCACGTTGGACCGCGGTGGATACGGCAACGCAATCACAGCCGCCCTGGCGATCGGGCTGGGCGGACTGACGCGTTACAACATGCTGTTCATCTACCCGATCCTGCTGGCGATGCTCGTGCGTTACGGCAAACCCGGCGCATGGCGCGATCGACGCGTGTGGCTGGCGGCTTTGGGTCCGGTGCTGGTGGCCGCGCCCTGGATCGCGTACTTGGCGCTGACCGAGGTCGGCCGGATGCAGGTCCAGCGGCTGGCGAGCTACCTACTGGTGGCGTTTGTGCCCGAGGGCGGACCGCAGTACGTGCGCGAGGCGCTGCTGCCCGTGCTGCCGGTGCATCTGGGGATGTTCATGGTGCCGCCGCTGGTTTACGGCTGCTGGATCAGCGTTCGGCAGGCGCGCTCGAATACCGAGCGACGCCGCGCGACGAGCCTGATTTTCTGGTGGATCGCGATCCTGCTGGTGCTAACCGGGCTGACCATCCCGCATGTGCGCTACCTGCTGCCCGCGTTCCCCGCCCTGGCCCTGGCCATGGCCCGCGGCCTGCTCAACCTCGGGCCGCACGCCGGGTCGGTTTATTTGCTGGCGCTGTTTTGCAGCCTAAGCAGCGCGTTGGTCTACGACCTACTCAGCGCCTTCGGCCTGGTCTACGTCTTTTATTAG